In a single window of the Pseudorca crassidens isolate mPseCra1 chromosome 9, mPseCra1.hap1, whole genome shotgun sequence genome:
- the LOC137231133 gene encoding LOW QUALITY PROTEIN: hemoglobin subunit epsilon-4-like (The sequence of the model RefSeq protein was modified relative to this genomic sequence to represent the inferred CDS: inserted 1 base in 1 codon), with amino-acid sequence MVRFTAEEKDVVASLWAKMNVEVAGGESLGRFLAVYPWTQRFFYSFANLYSESVIMGNPKVKACGRKVLTSFGNAIKHMDDLKGTFAHLSELHFDKLHVDSENFRLLSNMILIVXATHFSEEFTQKTQVPWQKLTEAVANALANKYQ; translated from the exons ATGGTGCGTTTTACTGCTGAGGAGAAAGATGTTGTTGCTAGCCTGTGGGCCAAGATGAATGTAGAGGTGGCTGGAGGTGAGAGCTTGGGAAG GTTCCTGGCTGTCTACCCATGGACCCAGAGGTTCTTTTACAGTTTTGCTAACTTATACTCTGAGTCTGTGATAATGGGCAACCCTAAGGTCAAGGCCTGTGGCAGGAAGGTGCTGACCTCCTTTGGAAATGCCATTAAACACATGGACGACCTCAAGGGCACCTTTGCACATCTAAGTGAGCTGCACTTTGACAAGCTGCATGTGGATTCTGAGAACTTCAGG CTTCTAAGCAACATGATATTGATTG TTGCAACCCACTTCAGCGAGGAATTTACCCAAAAGACCCAGGTTCCCTGGCAGAAGCTGACAGAAGCTGTGGCTAATGCTCTGGCCAACAAGTACCAGTAG